The Watersipora subatra chromosome 1, tzWatSuba1.1, whole genome shotgun sequence genome has a window encoding:
- the LOC137400541 gene encoding netrin-1-like isoform X2 yields the protein MAKLLLLFLACLSLTAMARKRSDDYRDAPSLSYQKSREFSAAYRRAAVLANNNVIPTDSCYGADGKAKKCVVSEFGNIALEKEVEATSTCGMPPNRYCNRTPSLMGGEMRQCYICDANHKDRMNPASYLIDSNQKTCWVSQTFNDSSAANEAVITISLQKKYELTYITLPFCNKLPESLALYKSADFGRKWVPLQYFSSECMNMYGLEENGIILKSNEQAAVCKNIYSSSNSYTNKRIAFSLVEGRPSAHDLENSPVLRDWVTVTDIKVVLNRLSSPNELATGLDDNYYSLAEITLGGRCKCNGHGSKCVTDSLGQTKCECQHNTAGDDCDRCKDFYFDRPWKLATNEDANECIACNCNLHSNKCIFNSNLYKMSGRVSGGVCVNCRHNTAGMHCQNCKDGFYRDKSVPMTHRQACADCKCHPYGSRERSCSEDGQCNCKEGVTGQKCDRCKSGFTMTKEIISPCQSDSQHSPERKDGDKIPRNLVKENTSPDRDNRQTDKAPQECGSCRSLANKLDVRKYCNSEFAIKATVQKREAIDRGWIRFAVLVQYVYKKSPESSSRRVRRDTKYVYVLESDLHCKCPKLRINKTYIMIGAKNEMSEQDGLTLDRDSIVVRYNSDYDKRVKFYKKEERRQACRAYL from the exons ATGGCAaagttactattattattcttGGCCTGTTTGTCTCTGACGGCGATGGCGAGAAAAAGAAGTGATGACTACAGAGATGCCCCAAGCCTTAGCTACCAAAAATCACGAGAATTCTCAGCTGCGTACAGACGAGCCGCTGTATTAGCTAATAACAATGTCATCCCAACCGATAGCTGTTATGGAGCCGATGGGAAAGCAAAGAAATGTGTAGTCTCAGAATTTGGGAATATAGCTTTGGAGAAGGAGGTAGAGGCGACATCTACCTGCGGTATGCCTCCAAATAGGTATTGCAATCGCACGCCTAGCCTGATGGGAGGTGAGATGAGACAGTGCTACATCTGTGATGCTAATCACAAGGACAGGATGAATCCTGCCTCATACCTCATAGACTCCAACCAGAAGACATGCTGGGTTTCGCAGACCTTCAATGATTCATCTGCTGCCAACGAGGCTGTCATCACCATTTCTTTGCAAAAAAAGTACGAGCTTACATACATCACTTTGCCATTTTGCAACAAGCTGCCAGAATCTTTAGCGCTTTACAAAAGTGCTGACTTTGGGCGCAAATGGGTGCCTCTTCAGTACTTTTCATCAGAGTGTATGAACATGTATGGTCTCGAGGAGAATGGCATTATATTGAAGTCGAATGAACAGGCTGCTGTCTGCAAAAATATCTACAGCTCATCAAATTCGTACACAAATAAAAGGATAGCCTTTTCGTTGGTCGAAGGTCGTCCTTCAGCGCACGATCTTGAAAATAGCCCAGTTCTCCGAGACTGGGTCACCGTAACTGATATCAAGGTTGTCCTCAACAGGTTAAGCTCACCAAATGAGCTCGCAACAGGGTTGGACGACAACTACTACTCTCTGGCTGAAATAACTCTGGGCGGTCGCTGCAAGTGCAATGGACATGGCAGCAAGTGCGTAACCGACAGCCTCGGTCAGACGAAATGCGAGTGTCAACACAACACGGCAGGAGATGATTGCGATCGTTGTAAAGATTTTTATTTCGATCGGCCATGGAAACTAGCTACCAACGAAGACGCCAATGAGTGCATCG CTTGCAACTGCAATCTCCACTCAAACAAGTGTATTTTTAACAGCAATCTTTACAAGATGTCGGGTAGAGTGTCTGGGGGTGTGTGTGTTAACTGTAGGCATAATACAGCTGGTATGCACTGCCAAAACTGTAAGGATGGTTTCTACCGAGACAAATCCGTGCCGATGACGCACCGGCAAGCCTGCGCAG ATTGCAAGTGTCACCCCTACGGTTCCCGTGAACGAAGCTGCTCTGAGGACGGTCAATGTAACTGCAAAGAGGGAGTGACCGGACAAAAATGTGACCGATGCAAGTCAGGATTCACTATGACAAAAGAGATTATCTCACCTTGCCAGA GTGATTCACAACATTCGCCCGAGAGAAAAGACGGAGATAAAATTCCACGGAATCTTGTTAAAG AAAATACGTCGCCAGATCGAGACAATCGTCAGACCGATAAGGCCCCTCAAGAATGTGGCTCATGTCGAAGTCTTGCAAACAAACTAGATGTGCGGAAATACTGCAACAGTGAATTTG CTATCAAAGCAACTGTACAGAAGAGGGAAGCAATAGACCGAGGGTGGATACGATTTGCTGTTCTTGTCCAGTATGTCTACAAGAAAAGTCCGGAGAGCTCAAGCAGACGAGTGAGAAGGGACACGAAGTACGTGTATGTACTTGAAAGTGACCTACATTGCAAGTGTCCTAAATTACGAATCAACAAAACTTACATTATGATTGGAGCAAAGAACGAAATGTCCGAACAAGACGGTCTCACCCTTGACAGGGACTCGATAGTTGTACGCTATAACTCAGACTATGATAAACGCGTCAAGTTCTACAAGAAGGAAGAGAGACGCCAAGCCTGCCGCGCTTACCTGTAG
- the LOC137400541 gene encoding netrin-1-like isoform X1, whose amino-acid sequence MAKLLLLFLACLSLTAMARKRSDDYRDAPSLSYQKSREFSAAYRRAAVLANNNVIPTDSCYGADGKAKKCVVSEFGNIALEKEVEATSTCGMPPNRYCNRTPSLMGGEMRQCYICDANHKDRMNPASYLIDSNQKTCWVSQTFNDSSAANEAVITISLQKKYELTYITLPFCNKLPESLALYKSADFGRKWVPLQYFSSECMNMYGLEENGIILKSNEQAAVCKNIYSSSNSYTNKRIAFSLVEGRPSAHDLENSPVLRDWVTVTDIKVVLNRLSSPNELATGLDDNYYSLAEITLGGRCKCNGHGSKCVTDSLGQTKCECQHNTAGDDCDRCKDFYFDRPWKLATNEDANECIACQCNLHSKKCVFSNDLYMLSGKLSGGVCIKCRHNTAGNKCHYCKEGYYRDYTKPLSHRKVCKDCKCHPYGSRERSCSEDGQCNCKEGVTGQKCDRCKSGFTMTKEIISPCQSDSQHSPERKDGDKIPRNLVKENTSPDRDNRQTDKAPQECGSCRSLANKLDVRKYCNSEFAIKATVQKREAIDRGWIRFAVLVQYVYKKSPESSSRRVRRDTKYVYVLESDLHCKCPKLRINKTYIMIGAKNEMSEQDGLTLDRDSIVVRYNSDYDKRVKFYKKEERRQACRAYL is encoded by the exons ATGGCAaagttactattattattcttGGCCTGTTTGTCTCTGACGGCGATGGCGAGAAAAAGAAGTGATGACTACAGAGATGCCCCAAGCCTTAGCTACCAAAAATCACGAGAATTCTCAGCTGCGTACAGACGAGCCGCTGTATTAGCTAATAACAATGTCATCCCAACCGATAGCTGTTATGGAGCCGATGGGAAAGCAAAGAAATGTGTAGTCTCAGAATTTGGGAATATAGCTTTGGAGAAGGAGGTAGAGGCGACATCTACCTGCGGTATGCCTCCAAATAGGTATTGCAATCGCACGCCTAGCCTGATGGGAGGTGAGATGAGACAGTGCTACATCTGTGATGCTAATCACAAGGACAGGATGAATCCTGCCTCATACCTCATAGACTCCAACCAGAAGACATGCTGGGTTTCGCAGACCTTCAATGATTCATCTGCTGCCAACGAGGCTGTCATCACCATTTCTTTGCAAAAAAAGTACGAGCTTACATACATCACTTTGCCATTTTGCAACAAGCTGCCAGAATCTTTAGCGCTTTACAAAAGTGCTGACTTTGGGCGCAAATGGGTGCCTCTTCAGTACTTTTCATCAGAGTGTATGAACATGTATGGTCTCGAGGAGAATGGCATTATATTGAAGTCGAATGAACAGGCTGCTGTCTGCAAAAATATCTACAGCTCATCAAATTCGTACACAAATAAAAGGATAGCCTTTTCGTTGGTCGAAGGTCGTCCTTCAGCGCACGATCTTGAAAATAGCCCAGTTCTCCGAGACTGGGTCACCGTAACTGATATCAAGGTTGTCCTCAACAGGTTAAGCTCACCAAATGAGCTCGCAACAGGGTTGGACGACAACTACTACTCTCTGGCTGAAATAACTCTGGGCGGTCGCTGCAAGTGCAATGGACATGGCAGCAAGTGCGTAACCGACAGCCTCGGTCAGACGAAATGCGAGTGTCAACACAACACGGCAGGAGATGATTGCGATCGTTGTAAAGATTTTTATTTCGATCGGCCATGGAAACTAGCTACCAACGAAGACGCCAATGAGTGCATCG CTTGCCAATGTAACCTGCATTCGAAGAAGTGCGTGTTTAGTAACGATCTATACATGCTCTCCGGCAAGCTCTCAGGGGGAGTATGCATCAAATGCAGGCACAACACAGCCGGCAATAAGTGTCACTATTGTAAGGAGGGATACTATAGAGATTATACTAAGCCGCTGTCTCACCGAAAAGTGTGCAAAG ATTGCAAGTGTCACCCCTACGGTTCCCGTGAACGAAGCTGCTCTGAGGACGGTCAATGTAACTGCAAAGAGGGAGTGACCGGACAAAAATGTGACCGATGCAAGTCAGGATTCACTATGACAAAAGAGATTATCTCACCTTGCCAGA GTGATTCACAACATTCGCCCGAGAGAAAAGACGGAGATAAAATTCCACGGAATCTTGTTAAAG AAAATACGTCGCCAGATCGAGACAATCGTCAGACCGATAAGGCCCCTCAAGAATGTGGCTCATGTCGAAGTCTTGCAAACAAACTAGATGTGCGGAAATACTGCAACAGTGAATTTG CTATCAAAGCAACTGTACAGAAGAGGGAAGCAATAGACCGAGGGTGGATACGATTTGCTGTTCTTGTCCAGTATGTCTACAAGAAAAGTCCGGAGAGCTCAAGCAGACGAGTGAGAAGGGACACGAAGTACGTGTATGTACTTGAAAGTGACCTACATTGCAAGTGTCCTAAATTACGAATCAACAAAACTTACATTATGATTGGAGCAAAGAACGAAATGTCCGAACAAGACGGTCTCACCCTTGACAGGGACTCGATAGTTGTACGCTATAACTCAGACTATGATAAACGCGTCAAGTTCTACAAGAAGGAAGAGAGACGCCAAGCCTGCCGCGCTTACCTGTAG